One Rhodoluna sp. KAS3 DNA window includes the following coding sequences:
- the uvrA gene encoding excinuclease ABC subunit UvrA, with the protein MPITPISHENKLVIKGARVHNLKNVNLEVPRDAMVVFTGLSGSGKSSLAFDTIFAEGQRRYVESLSAYARQFLGQVDRPDVDFIEGLSPAVSIDQKSTNRNPRSTVGTITEIHDYLRLLWARVGVPYCAECGEKIVKQTPQQIVDQILELPEGTRFQILAQIVDQKKGEFVDLFKELNCQGFARAVVDGEVVQLADAKPLKKTFKHDISVVIDRLVAKPEIIGRLADSVETGLKLAGGRILVDLVDDPAGPGKTRVFSEKMSCPNEHPLSLTEIEPRTFSFNAPFGACPQCSGLGVKQAVDAELVIGDPDASINGGVILPWSTQGKGLFHYFSRMLEGLADDLEFSLDTPWKKLPEEVQQAVLHGNNFDVQVKWKNKYGRELRYTTGFEGVLGYIERKYLESENDYARAKWSGFLREIPCPACAGQRLKPEVLAVKVAGVSIADVAAMSLGDAVKFFETIVLDERDVKIAAQVLREIRARLDFLMAVGLDYLSLERAAGSLSGGEAQRIRLATQIGSGLTGVLYVLDEPSIGLHQRDNRRLIDTLIKLRDLGNTLIVVEHDEDTIKASDWVVDIGPGAGVNGGEVVHSGPYAALLENQNSLTGAFLSGREAIVTPKKRRSIDPKRKLKVVGARENNLQNVDVEFPLGVLTAVTGVSGSGKSSLVNDVLYEVLANSLNGAKGVAGRHTRIEGIELLDKVVHVDQNPIGRTPRSNPATYTGVFDHIRKLFAETQESKARGYQQGRFSFNVKGGRCESCSGDGTLKIEMNFLPDVYVACEVCHGARYNRETLQVLYKGKNIAEVLEMPIAEAAEFFAPISSIARYLETLVEVGLGYVRLGQSATTLSGGEAQRVKLATELQRRSNGRSIYVLDEPTTGLHFEDVRKLLLVLNGLVEKGNTVLVIEHNLDVIKSSDWIIDMGPEGGSRGGQVVAIGTPEQVAANQKSFTGGFLKELLS; encoded by the coding sequence ATGCCGATTACACCGATAAGCCATGAAAACAAGCTAGTCATCAAGGGTGCTCGAGTTCACAATCTTAAGAACGTGAACCTTGAGGTACCCCGTGACGCGATGGTTGTCTTTACTGGACTTAGTGGTTCCGGTAAGTCATCGTTGGCATTTGACACGATCTTTGCTGAGGGTCAGCGTCGATACGTTGAATCGCTGTCTGCCTATGCAAGACAGTTCCTTGGTCAGGTTGACCGACCAGATGTTGACTTTATCGAGGGTTTAAGCCCGGCAGTTTCGATCGATCAGAAGTCCACAAATCGAAACCCTCGTTCAACGGTGGGAACCATCACCGAAATTCACGACTACTTGCGCCTGCTCTGGGCTCGCGTCGGTGTGCCTTACTGTGCCGAATGCGGCGAGAAGATTGTCAAACAGACTCCGCAACAGATTGTCGACCAAATTCTTGAACTACCTGAGGGCACTCGGTTTCAGATTCTGGCCCAAATCGTCGACCAAAAAAAGGGCGAGTTCGTTGATCTGTTCAAAGAGCTCAACTGCCAAGGTTTTGCCCGCGCCGTGGTTGACGGCGAGGTTGTGCAGCTGGCTGACGCCAAACCGCTAAAAAAGACGTTCAAGCACGACATCTCAGTGGTCATCGACCGACTGGTGGCAAAGCCAGAGATTATTGGTCGCCTAGCTGATTCGGTCGAAACCGGCCTCAAACTAGCCGGAGGGCGCATCCTAGTTGACCTTGTCGACGATCCGGCCGGACCGGGGAAGACACGAGTTTTCAGTGAGAAAATGTCTTGCCCGAATGAACACCCGCTAAGTCTCACCGAGATTGAACCTAGAACTTTCTCTTTTAACGCCCCGTTCGGTGCTTGCCCTCAGTGTTCTGGCCTCGGAGTAAAGCAGGCGGTTGACGCCGAGCTCGTTATCGGTGACCCAGACGCGAGCATTAATGGGGGAGTTATCCTCCCTTGGTCGACCCAGGGAAAGGGTTTGTTTCACTATTTCTCGCGAATGCTTGAAGGTCTAGCCGACGACCTGGAGTTCTCACTAGACACCCCTTGGAAGAAGCTGCCCGAAGAGGTGCAGCAGGCCGTACTTCATGGAAACAACTTCGATGTTCAGGTTAAGTGGAAGAACAAGTACGGTCGCGAACTGCGCTACACCACCGGATTCGAGGGTGTTTTGGGCTACATCGAGCGCAAATACCTTGAGTCTGAAAACGACTACGCCAGGGCTAAGTGGTCAGGTTTTCTTCGAGAGATTCCGTGCCCAGCGTGCGCCGGGCAACGCTTAAAGCCTGAAGTTCTCGCTGTGAAGGTGGCTGGCGTCAGCATCGCCGACGTAGCCGCGATGAGCCTCGGTGATGCGGTCAAGTTCTTCGAAACCATCGTCCTAGATGAACGAGACGTAAAAATTGCGGCACAGGTACTTCGTGAAATCAGGGCCAGGCTGGACTTCTTGATGGCAGTTGGTCTCGACTACCTGTCACTAGAGCGCGCCGCCGGTTCACTTTCGGGCGGTGAGGCGCAGCGCATTCGATTGGCTACGCAAATCGGTTCTGGCCTAACCGGTGTTTTGTACGTACTCGATGAACCTTCGATTGGTCTTCACCAGCGCGACAACCGCAGACTCATCGACACCCTGATCAAACTTCGCGACCTTGGCAACACCTTGATTGTCGTGGAGCATGACGAGGACACCATCAAGGCCTCTGACTGGGTTGTCGACATTGGCCCAGGTGCAGGTGTTAACGGTGGTGAGGTGGTTCACAGTGGCCCTTATGCAGCCCTGCTAGAGAATCAAAACTCACTAACCGGTGCATTCCTGTCCGGACGTGAGGCCATCGTTACACCAAAGAAGCGCCGGTCAATTGACCCAAAGCGCAAGCTAAAGGTAGTCGGTGCCCGCGAAAACAATCTGCAAAATGTAGACGTGGAATTCCCGCTGGGCGTTCTAACGGCGGTCACGGGTGTCAGCGGATCGGGCAAGTCTTCACTGGTCAACGACGTGCTCTACGAAGTTCTGGCCAACAGCCTGAACGGAGCCAAGGGCGTGGCTGGACGTCACACCCGCATCGAGGGAATCGAACTTCTCGACAAGGTTGTGCACGTCGACCAAAACCCAATTGGTCGAACTCCGCGTTCAAATCCGGCAACCTACACCGGTGTCTTTGATCACATCCGAAAGTTGTTTGCTGAGACCCAAGAGTCAAAAGCCAGGGGATACCAGCAGGGCAGGTTCTCTTTCAATGTAAAGGGTGGGCGCTGTGAGTCTTGCTCGGGTGATGGAACCCTAAAAATTGAGATGAACTTTCTACCGGATGTATACGTGGCCTGTGAAGTTTGTCACGGTGCCCGTTACAACCGTGAGACTCTCCAGGTGCTTTATAAGGGTAAGAACATCGCCGAGGTTCTTGAAATGCCAATCGCTGAAGCCGCTGAATTCTTTGCACCGATAAGTTCAATCGCCCGATACCTAGAGACTCTTGTCGAAGTTGGTTTGGGTTACGTCCGCCTCGGTCAGAGTGCAACCACCCTCTCAGGCGGAGAGGCCCAGCGTGTCAAGTTGGCCACCGAACTCCAACGCAGATCTAACGGCCGAAGCATTTATGTTTTGGATGAACCAACCACCGGTCTCCACTTCGAGGACGTTCGAAAACTCCTATTGGTCCTGAATGGTCTGGTTGAAAAGGGCAACACCGTGTTAGTCATCGAACACAACCTCGATGTGATTAAGTCTTCCGACTGGATTATCGACATGGGCCCAGAGGGCGGATCACGCGGTGGTCAGGTGGTTGCCATCGGAACACCAGAGCAGGTAGCGGCTAACCAGAAATCATTCACAGGCGGATTCCTCAAGGAGCTGCTCAGCTAA
- the coaE gene encoding dephospho-CoA kinase, translating to MYLVGLTGGIAAGKSTVADFWTRQGAIEVDADALAREAVAPGTPGAAKILELFGSSVFNPDCTLNRPALGELVFNDREKREQLEAIVHPIVKALAKERVAAFPEDSIVIYNVPLLVEASVDLPFDLVVTVEAPIEKQLDRLVKIRGLSQQEAAARIASQASPAQRANVADVILNSNQDLILLLKDAELLWQRIEREASAKFSA from the coding sequence ATGTACTTAGTTGGCCTAACCGGGGGAATAGCGGCCGGAAAATCAACGGTTGCGGATTTCTGGACTCGACAGGGCGCAATCGAAGTTGATGCCGACGCTCTTGCTCGTGAGGCAGTAGCACCGGGAACTCCGGGGGCGGCAAAGATTCTCGAACTTTTCGGCAGCTCGGTCTTCAACCCTGACTGCACGCTAAATCGCCCGGCACTGGGTGAACTTGTGTTCAACGACCGAGAAAAGCGTGAACAGTTGGAGGCAATTGTGCATCCGATTGTTAAGGCTCTGGCCAAGGAGCGGGTAGCTGCATTTCCAGAGGACTCAATCGTTATCTACAATGTTCCGCTACTAGTAGAAGCCTCCGTTGACCTACCGTTTGACCTTGTTGTCACCGTTGAAGCCCCGATTGAGAAACAACTCGATCGGCTAGTCAAGATTCGTGGCCTTAGTCAGCAGGAGGCTGCCGCACGCATCGCCTCTCAAGCCAGCCCAGCGCAACGAGCCAATGTTGCCGACGTGATTTTGAACTCAAACCAAGATCTCATTTTGCTCCTCAAGGATGCCGAGCTGCTATGGCAACGAATCGAACGGGAAGCCTCAGCCAAGTTTTCTGCTTGA
- the uvrB gene encoding excinuclease ABC subunit UvrB, which yields MEATRSFAPFQVISEYTPSGDQPTAIADLAARINAGEKDVVLLGATGTGKSATTAWLIEAVQRPTLVLAHNKTLAAQLVNEFRELLPNNAVEYFVSYYDYYQPEAYVAQTDTFIEKDSSINEEVERLRYSATTSLLSRRDVVVVSTVSCIYGLGAPEEYLNSRVSLQVGQQIDRDDLIRKFVSMQYARNDIDFSRGNFRVKGDTIEIIPVNEEMAIRIEFFGDEIEALYSLFPLTGEIAKTESAVSIFPASLYMAGPDRMGKAIEGIEEELVWRVKELESQGKLLEAQRLKMRTTFDLEMINELGFCSGIENYSRHIDGREPGSAPSCLLDYFPEDFLTVIDESHVTVPQIGAMYEGDSSRKRNLVEYGFRLPSALDNRPLKFSEFQERVGQTVYLSATPGKYEMNLGAGIVEQIIRPTGLIDPEIVIKPSKGQIDDLLEEIRIRAAKDERVLVTTLTKKMAEELTDFLTEAGVRVRYLHSDVDTLRRVELLRELRSGVFDVLIGINLLREGLDLPEVSLVSILDADKEGFLRSTTSLIQTIGRAARNINGQVHMYADNLTDSMARAIEETNRRRAKQVAYNKAHGVDPQPLRKKIADITDQILREEQDTAELLEKASKKKTRDGKSVIPVKSRKGIASMAQEEILSIIVDLDAQMKEAAVELKFELAARLRDEISELKHELRQMEKAGHV from the coding sequence ATGGAAGCAACCAGATCTTTTGCACCTTTCCAGGTGATTAGCGAGTACACACCCTCGGGCGACCAGCCAACCGCAATTGCTGACCTTGCCGCTCGGATCAATGCCGGCGAGAAGGACGTTGTACTGCTCGGTGCTACCGGTACTGGTAAATCTGCAACCACCGCCTGGCTAATTGAAGCCGTGCAGCGGCCAACCTTGGTCTTGGCTCACAACAAGACCTTGGCAGCTCAGCTGGTGAATGAATTCCGTGAATTGTTGCCTAATAATGCCGTGGAGTACTTCGTAAGTTACTACGATTACTACCAGCCAGAAGCCTACGTGGCTCAGACAGATACATTCATTGAAAAGGACTCCTCAATCAACGAGGAAGTTGAGCGCCTTCGCTACTCGGCAACCACGAGTTTGTTAAGTCGCCGCGATGTTGTTGTAGTGAGCACTGTTTCTTGCATTTATGGCCTCGGTGCTCCTGAGGAGTATCTAAATTCTCGGGTTTCACTTCAGGTTGGGCAACAAATTGACCGAGATGACCTAATTCGCAAATTCGTGTCTATGCAGTACGCCCGTAATGACATCGATTTTTCACGCGGAAACTTCCGCGTCAAGGGTGACACCATCGAAATCATCCCGGTGAACGAGGAGATGGCAATTCGAATCGAATTCTTCGGTGACGAAATTGAGGCTCTTTACTCGCTGTTTCCACTTACAGGCGAGATTGCCAAAACAGAATCTGCTGTCTCAATTTTCCCAGCTTCGCTCTACATGGCTGGGCCAGACCGCATGGGTAAAGCCATAGAGGGTATCGAAGAAGAGTTAGTTTGGCGCGTCAAAGAGCTAGAGAGCCAGGGCAAGCTCCTCGAAGCTCAGCGCTTGAAAATGAGAACCACGTTTGACTTAGAAATGATCAACGAACTTGGATTCTGCTCGGGAATCGAGAACTACTCTCGGCACATCGACGGGCGCGAGCCAGGCTCGGCACCTAGCTGCCTCTTGGATTACTTCCCAGAAGACTTCCTTACCGTCATCGACGAGTCCCACGTTACGGTGCCGCAGATCGGTGCCATGTATGAGGGAGACTCAAGCCGTAAACGAAACCTGGTCGAGTATGGCTTCCGACTGCCCTCGGCACTTGACAATCGACCGCTAAAATTTAGCGAATTTCAGGAGCGAGTGGGCCAGACGGTTTACCTATCCGCCACCCCAGGCAAGTACGAAATGAACCTCGGGGCCGGAATCGTCGAACAAATTATTCGCCCAACCGGTCTGATTGATCCTGAAATTGTGATCAAGCCGAGCAAGGGTCAAATCGATGATCTGCTCGAGGAGATTCGCATACGTGCGGCCAAAGATGAGCGAGTCTTGGTAACTACTCTCACCAAGAAAATGGCAGAAGAACTGACCGATTTCTTGACCGAGGCTGGCGTCAGGGTTCGCTACCTTCACTCCGATGTCGACACTCTGCGGCGCGTTGAACTGCTGCGCGAACTGCGGAGCGGCGTCTTCGACGTCCTGATCGGAATTAACCTGCTCAGAGAAGGCTTGGACTTACCCGAAGTTTCTCTGGTCAGCATTTTGGACGCCGATAAAGAGGGCTTCCTGCGGTCGACGACATCGCTCATTCAGACCATTGGTCGTGCTGCACGAAACATCAACGGCCAAGTGCATATGTATGCCGACAACCTCACCGATTCAATGGCGCGGGCGATTGAAGAGACCAATCGCAGGCGAGCCAAGCAGGTTGCCTACAACAAAGCTCACGGCGTGGACCCGCAGCCGTTGCGCAAGAAGATTGCAGACATCACCGATCAGATTTTGCGCGAAGAGCAAGACACGGCTGAACTGCTCGAGAAGGCCAGCAAAAAGAAGACCCGTGACGGTAAATCAGTGATTCCGGTTAAGTCCCGCAAGGGCATCGCGTCTATGGCCCAAGAAGAAATACTTTCGATCATCGTCGACCTCGATGCGCAGATGAAGGAAGCCGCAGTCGAACTCAAATTTGAGCTTGCAGCGCGACTTAGAGATGAAATATCTGAACTCAAACATGAGCTTCGGCAAATGGAAAAAGCTGGACACGTTTAG